One part of the Tenacibaculum sp. 190130A14a genome encodes these proteins:
- a CDS encoding SPOR domain-containing protein, whose amino-acid sequence MPFIEEEKFKLMQEDFDNAKLKREEAENELTKVQEDFHSFKKKSKITPILFGILFGLSAALAYYFYTNGGGTVSDSEIAAIKKKESTRVIDSIQRAQARAKRNNKGNDNSTDDVASNTSEDAMDTATFEGDVDNATQGETVYSVQVGVFSEKRYPLLSSAFTPGIAAANGSYFKYSLGLFSTVEEAKKLRSELRNIGFKDAFVASYVNGTRQKIHH is encoded by the coding sequence ATGCCTTTTATAGAAGAAGAGAAGTTTAAACTAATGCAAGAAGACTTCGACAATGCTAAACTGAAAAGAGAAGAAGCAGAAAATGAGCTAACTAAAGTTCAGGAAGATTTTCATTCATTTAAGAAAAAATCTAAGATTACTCCTATTCTATTTGGTATTCTATTCGGTTTATCTGCTGCTTTAGCTTATTATTTTTATACGAACGGTGGTGGTACTGTTTCTGATTCAGAAATCGCTGCTATCAAAAAGAAAGAATCAACTCGTGTAATTGATAGTATTCAAAGAGCACAAGCAAGGGCTAAACGTAATAATAAAGGAAACGACAATTCTACAGATGATGTTGCTTCAAATACTTCTGAAGACGCTATGGATACTGCTACTTTTGAAGGAGATGTAGACAATGCTACACAAGGAGAAACTGTATACTCTGTTCAAGTTGGTGTTTTCTCTGAAAAAAGATATCCGTTGCTTTCTTCAGCATTTACTCCTGGAATTGCTGCTGCCAATGGTAGCTACTTTAAGTATTCCTTAGGGTTATTTTCTACTGTAGAAGAAGCAAAAAAATTACGTAGTGAGCTAAGAAATATTGGTTTTAAAGATGCTTTTGTGGCTTCTTATGTAAACGGAACAAGACAAAAAATACATCACTAA
- a CDS encoding FdhF/YdeP family oxidoreductase yields the protein MSDKKIHAQPPEKLTGIKLTEIPKSAVGVKAIKSALSHVSDEVGIGKGIGLLAKINQKEGFDCPGCAWPDPDEKRAFLAEYCENGAKAIAEEATKNRVSPMFFTTHSVQEMSEWSDYEIGKSGRITHPMILKEGATHYEEISWQDAFNLIGKELNALASPDEAIFYTSGRTSNEAAYLYQLFVRQFGTNNLPDCSNMCHESSGAGLSETLGIGKGSVTLDDFNHADLVIVMGQNPGTNHPRMLTALGDTKKHGGNIITVNPLPEVGLLRYNDPQNPLKWIGPGQKLTDIFLQVKINGDVALLKIIMKLLLEKETQNPGTIFDLEFIKEKTQGFDALIEDINNYTIEDLLPQTGLSLSEITEATELIATSKNVIICWAMGLTQHKNAVDNIREVVNLLLLKGSIGKKGAGTCPVRGHSNVQGDRTMGIWEKPKEGFLKNLEKEFSFEAPRKHGYDVVAAIEAMKTKQAKVFIGMGGNFISATPDTEYTAEALQNCDLTVQISTKLNRSHLIHGKQALILPCLGRSEKDMQETGEQFVSVENSMGVVHKSSGHLNPLSDALLSEPAIVAGMAEATLKDSKVEWSNLVTNYDLIRDKIEATIAGFDQYNQRVREKGGFYLPNNARSNDFSLTHTGKANFTVNQPSDVSLEKDQFMMMTIRTHDQYNTTIYGLDDRYRGILNERRVIFMNPDDMKSLDINKLDKVDLTSYFEGEKRFANGFLAIPYSIPKQCTATYFPEANVLVPIKSKARISHTPASKTVIISVKKS from the coding sequence ATGAGCGATAAAAAAATACATGCCCAACCTCCTGAAAAATTAACAGGAATTAAATTAACCGAAATTCCTAAATCTGCTGTGGGAGTGAAAGCTATTAAATCTGCTTTAAGCCATGTTTCTGATGAAGTCGGAATTGGAAAAGGAATAGGATTATTAGCTAAAATCAATCAAAAAGAGGGTTTTGATTGTCCAGGTTGTGCATGGCCAGATCCAGATGAAAAACGTGCTTTTTTAGCAGAATATTGCGAAAATGGTGCTAAAGCTATTGCTGAAGAAGCTACAAAAAATAGAGTTTCTCCTATGTTTTTCACTACCCACTCTGTACAAGAAATGTCAGAATGGTCTGATTACGAAATAGGAAAAAGTGGACGTATTACGCATCCGATGATCTTAAAAGAAGGAGCAACACACTATGAAGAAATTTCGTGGCAAGATGCTTTTAACCTTATAGGAAAAGAATTGAACGCACTAGCTTCTCCAGACGAAGCTATTTTTTATACCTCAGGAAGAACTAGTAACGAAGCAGCTTATTTATACCAGTTATTTGTGCGTCAGTTTGGTACTAACAACCTACCCGATTGTTCAAATATGTGTCATGAATCTAGCGGTGCTGGTTTATCTGAAACATTAGGTATTGGAAAAGGTTCGGTTACTCTAGATGATTTTAACCATGCTGATTTGGTAATTGTGATGGGACAGAACCCAGGAACCAATCACCCCCGTATGCTTACCGCTTTAGGAGATACTAAAAAGCACGGTGGAAATATCATTACGGTAAACCCATTACCAGAAGTTGGACTTTTACGCTATAATGACCCACAAAATCCATTAAAATGGATTGGACCTGGTCAAAAACTAACCGATATTTTCTTACAAGTTAAAATTAATGGTGATGTAGCCTTGTTAAAAATCATCATGAAGCTTTTACTTGAAAAAGAAACACAAAATCCTGGTACTATATTCGATTTGGAATTCATCAAAGAGAAAACCCAAGGATTTGATGCGTTAATAGAAGATATTAATAATTATACTATTGAAGACTTGTTACCTCAAACCGGTTTAAGCCTTTCAGAAATAACAGAAGCTACAGAGCTTATTGCGACTAGCAAAAATGTTATTATTTGTTGGGCAATGGGACTTACTCAACATAAAAATGCCGTAGATAATATTCGTGAAGTGGTAAATTTATTACTGCTAAAAGGAAGTATTGGTAAAAAAGGTGCCGGTACTTGTCCAGTAAGAGGGCACTCTAATGTTCAAGGAGATAGAACTATGGGTATTTGGGAAAAACCTAAAGAAGGTTTCCTTAAAAACCTAGAGAAAGAATTCTCTTTTGAAGCACCTCGTAAACACGGATATGATGTCGTAGCTGCCATTGAAGCAATGAAAACGAAACAGGCTAAAGTGTTTATTGGAATGGGAGGTAATTTTATTTCTGCAACACCCGATACTGAATATACTGCGGAAGCTTTGCAAAATTGTGATTTAACGGTACAGATTTCTACCAAGTTAAATCGTAGTCATTTAATTCATGGTAAACAAGCCTTGATATTACCTTGCTTAGGTCGTTCAGAAAAAGATATGCAAGAAACCGGAGAGCAATTTGTATCTGTAGAAAACTCAATGGGTGTAGTACATAAATCTAGCGGACATTTAAATCCACTTTCAGATGCCTTATTAAGTGAACCTGCAATTGTTGCAGGTATGGCAGAAGCTACTCTTAAAGACTCAAAAGTTGAATGGTCTAATTTAGTAACCAATTATGATCTTATTAGAGATAAAATTGAAGCAACTATTGCTGGTTTTGACCAATACAACCAACGTGTTCGTGAAAAAGGAGGCTTCTATTTACCTAACAATGCGAGGTCGAACGACTTTTCTCTTACCCATACTGGTAAAGCGAACTTTACTGTGAATCAACCATCAGATGTTTCTTTAGAAAAAGATCAATTTATGATGATGACGATTCGTACACATGATCAATATAACACTACGATTTATGGATTAGATGATCGTTATAGAGGTATTTTAAACGAGCGAAGAGTTATTTTTATGAATCCTGACGACATGAAGTCATTAGATATCAATAAATTAGACAAAGTAGATTTAACGAGCTATTTTGAAGGCGAAAAACGCTTTGCTAATGGCTTTTTAGCCATTCCTTATAGCATTCCGAAGCAATGTACAGCAACCTATTTTCCTGAGGCAAACGTGCTTGTTCCTATTAAAAGTAAAGCAAGAATAAGCCACACACCGGCTTCTAAAACGGTAATTATTTCTGTTAAAAAAAGTTAA